The Roseiconus lacunae nucleotide sequence CGACCACGCCGCCGTTGAGTGCTTCGACGCGAACTTCGTCATAGGGGTCTCGTACACCCGTCAGACTTGTTAGGTTGGGTAGCGACAAAACGCTGCCCACGCCGCTCGCGCGCAGATAGCGGTCAGCATTGTTCGTATTAGTATTCGTATAGCTAGTCGCCCCGAGCAATCGCAGCACACCACCATTGGAGACAAATAAGCTGGTGGTGTCGAACGTGGTGGTACTCTGAGCGAGAAAACTTGCCCCATCGACAGTGAGATTGCGATTGGCATCGATCACGGTTGATCCGGAAACCGTTAACCCCCCCGCGGTGAGTTTCAAACTCTCCGACAGATTTAGACTCGCGATCGAAAGCGGCTCTTCGATGTCGTAGACGACTTCGATACTGCGCGCGTCATCGATCGTAACTTCGTCGCCTGACGCCGGAATCTGGTTTCCGATCCAGTTTTCAGGCGTACTCCAGTTCAGATCGGGACCGCCACCGTCCCAAATCGCCGCTGCCAATACGTATCGCTGCTCTAATGTCTCCAAACGAGGACGTCGGAAACGCGAATTACGAATTCTCGACTGGCTTCGAATTGGTTGTAAAGAACGGTCGAAACGATTTCGAATCGAAGTGGGCTGAGTCATGCTAATCGCGCAAAGAACATCTAAGATCGAATTTCATCAGGCTTTTCGGTCGTATAAATCGCCGATATACACCTATCCACCCGTCTCTGCAGACTCCACGCCGGTTTTGCGACATCCAAAACGAGAGTTTTTGCCTGATTGATGGATTTTTTAATTCGTATCTAGCACGATCACATGATCTCCCTTCCCTCCTACGAGTAGCTGATCATCGCTTGGCGACAGACTGAGCGTCCGGATTGGCGCAATCCCGGTTCGAATTGACAATTGCGGCTCCCATACCACAGCGTCCCAAACGATGAGCTCGCCATCGGCATGCCCCGTGACCATTGCCTGGCCATCCCTCGTGAAGACAATTTGTGTCGCCGGGCGGATTCTCATTTGACGCGTCACATCTTTGTGTAGCTCTGGGACGCTCCAAACGGCGACTGTTCCACCTTCCGTGGCAAGAACCAGCGAGCGTCCCGATGGATGAAACTCCATTGCCTGAATGTCGATAAAATCTCGATAAGCGATCGTGGAAAGCTCGCCTTGTTCTGTCACTGCGCGTAGTTCAATTCGATTTTTAGCGTCATCAAAAGATGCGATCCAATTGTTTTCTTTGTGTACGGCATAGGTATGGACCGGTTGATTGCTCGCCGAATCGGCCAACAGTTCAGCGACGTCCGCCGTCTGCTGGACCCTCATCCAAGCGGCCCGCCCGTCGTGAAAGCCAATGAGAAGACGATCATCAAGTTCAGCCACTCTTCGAATATCGGTAGGATGATCGAATCTGGAAAGCAATTCACCGGTCTCGACATCCCACAGCGAAACGCCCCGTCCTCGATCTGCCGAAACGAGCAACCGACCGGAATCAAGAAACTTCAAGTCCGAAACTGTTCGGCTTCGGCTTGTCCACTGGCGAAGTAAGTCCCCTGTCTCGGAATCGAGGATGCTAATTTGACCTCCACCATGAGATAGCGCGACACGATCGCCGCGGGGAGAATAGCGTGAATGTGAAACGGTATGCTGGTTCGTCTGCCAAACGGGAAACTGAACTCCTTCGGACAGCTGTTTTGTTAACACTATGCCGCCACGAAGTGCGATTGCCACCGCGTTTCCATCGTTAGACACATCAAGAGCGACTGGCTGGAATTCGATCGCAGTCTTTCGGGTTGGTTCGGACCGTAAGTTGACAAGTGATTGGTCATGTCGAAACAGAGTTTCCAATCTTTTACCGTTCTCCGACAACCAGACTTCGCCACGCCCGGACTGAACGTACCGAGAGAACAAAGCAGACGGGTGGACGAAATCGAAATCGGGGCGAAAGCCGTTGCTGCGGTATGCCTGCACGATTTCCCGCGATTGAAGGTTCCAAACCAAAGTGCCGTTTTCCTCTTTGCAAAGGCTGGCAATGCTGAGGTCACTGGAAAACCGTCCACGATTGACATGAATTGTTTCACCCGATCGATCTAAAACTTGTTGTCTATCTTGAACTTCACCACTCGAGAGATTTCCAATAAAAACTTGCCCAGTTGACGACATCGCGGCATAGCGAGTTCCATCCTCGGCAACCGATAGCGCAATGATCGGCAGTCGTGCCAACTGAATCCGCCAGACTTCGACCTCCGTTTGCTGACTCATTCGCGCAACCAATCCATCTTGATCAGCCACCAAAAAGTCTGACGTTCCTTCGATCACCGCAATCGCAGAATGAGGAACTTTCGACATATCAGGCAGGCGTCTGACTTTGTTTTGCCGGATATCCAGTCTCGCCGCAGCGCCGTCCTGCTCAACGAACAGCACTGCGTTCGCTATCGAATCGACCGAAAGTCTGACAGCCGGTGATCGGATTGATCGATCGTATCTCGCTAACACTCGCTTCGATTCTGTATCCCATGCCACCAATCCATTGGGCCCACTGGTCACAACCCAAGAACCATCAGCAGAAACCGCAACATCCAACAATCCTTTTCCATCCGCATTCCATGCATGAGTTTCACTTGACAATTGTTGATGCAGCAAACTCCAGGCAAACCCGCGAAGATGCTCGGGACAATACGCTGGATCTTCTAACTGGCGGGCAGCCAAGTCTGGCTCATGCAACGCCATCATCCCCAATCGCATGAGCGTGTGGTTGAACGCGGATCGTTTTAAACGCAGATTGGAATCCGCAATTTCGACGTTAAGCCTCTTTAGATTGCTTCGTTGCGTTTGCAATTGGGAAACGGATTCCATTAACCTCATTGACCGATCCCTTGCGAGCTTCGCATACCCAAACGCTACGATCGCAAGTGAGATCAGCAGTGCTAGAACGACAGACGATACCAAGGCTGCGAAGCGATACCTCCTACTCCATTTGCGTAGCGCATCAAATGCGCTCGGGCGTCTGGTAAGGATAGGCCGGTGATCGAGATAGCGACGTAGGTCCTCACGCATTGACTCGATCGATTCATAACGCTCGACCGGATCCTTGGCGAGCGCTGTCTCGATGATCAATTCCAGGTCGCGCCCAATCGCTGGATTCAGCCTTCGCAGTGAATCAGGCGATTGAGAACGTACGACTTCGGCAGTCTGCCACAGCGTTAAGTTCTCCAACTTGTACGGCAGACGGTCTGTGAGCAACTGATAAAGCACCACCCCGAACGCATACACATCGGTGCGTGAATCAACTCGAAATGGGGCACCGCCGAATTGCTCCGGGCTCATGTAGCAACGTGTTCCTGCCCAAGATTCAGCCGTTTGATTTGTTGAATCTCCTTCCTGGTTCTCACTACGGATTCGCGCAAGTCCAAAGTCAATCAGCTTTGGAACACCATCATCAGTGACAAGCAAGTTTGCCGGCTTTAAATCACGATGTACGATGCCTTCGGCATGTGCCACCGCCAGAGCATCTAGAAAGGGCAGGCACAGTTCGACCGTGTCTTGATGCGACCAGTCGGAATGTTGCTCGCACCGCCGAATGTACTCCAGAACTGTTTTACCTCGGATCCATTCCATCGTAAAAAACAGACGCTGCGTCCCCCCAAAATCGACGACTCCTGCATCATAGATCCGAGCGATATGATGGTGCTGTAACGCCGCTAAAAGTTGAATCTCGAGTCGAAATCGCGATTCGATTCTGGGACGTGCGGTGACGTCATGCAACAACTTGAGTGCGACCTTTCGGGGTGGCATTTGCTGTTGAACGAGATAGACGACGGAGAATCCGCCTCGGCCAATCTCTGATAAAACTTGGTACTCACCAATCGAAGCCGGTAGTTCGTCCGCCAATTGCTCTTCGAATCGCGAGAACGCCTCCAGCGATCGCAGATAACCTTGCAGCTGGTCGGACAACTCTTCATCGCCTTCACAAAGGTGAG carries:
- a CDS encoding WD40 repeat domain-containing serine/threonine-protein kinase; this encodes MDRWESLTKQGQDVSLAHLCEGDEELSDQLQGYLRSLEAFSRFEEQLADELPASIGEYQVLSEIGRGGFSVVYLVQQQMPPRKVALKLLHDVTARPRIESRFRLEIQLLAALQHHHIARIYDAGVVDFGGTQRLFFTMEWIRGKTVLEYIRRCEQHSDWSHQDTVELCLPFLDALAVAHAEGIVHRDLKPANLLVTDDGVPKLIDFGLARIRSENQEGDSTNQTAESWAGTRCYMSPEQFGGAPFRVDSRTDVYAFGVVLYQLLTDRLPYKLENLTLWQTAEVVRSQSPDSLRRLNPAIGRDLELIIETALAKDPVERYESIESMREDLRRYLDHRPILTRRPSAFDALRKWSRRYRFAALVSSVVLALLISLAIVAFGYAKLARDRSMRLMESVSQLQTQRSNLKRLNVEIADSNLRLKRSAFNHTLMRLGMMALHEPDLAARQLEDPAYCPEHLRGFAWSLLHQQLSSETHAWNADGKGLLDVAVSADGSWVVTSGPNGLVAWDTESKRVLARYDRSIRSPAVRLSVDSIANAVLFVEQDGAAARLDIRQNKVRRLPDMSKVPHSAIAVIEGTSDFLVADQDGLVARMSQQTEVEVWRIQLARLPIIALSVAEDGTRYAAMSSTGQVFIGNLSSGEVQDRQQVLDRSGETIHVNRGRFSSDLSIASLCKEENGTLVWNLQSREIVQAYRSNGFRPDFDFVHPSALFSRYVQSGRGEVWLSENGKRLETLFRHDQSLVNLRSEPTRKTAIEFQPVALDVSNDGNAVAIALRGGIVLTKQLSEGVQFPVWQTNQHTVSHSRYSPRGDRVALSHGGGQISILDSETGDLLRQWTSRSRTVSDLKFLDSGRLLVSADRGRGVSLWDVETGELLSRFDHPTDIRRVAELDDRLLIGFHDGRAAWMRVQQTADVAELLADSASNQPVHTYAVHKENNWIASFDDAKNRIELRAVTEQGELSTIAYRDFIDIQAMEFHPSGRSLVLATEGGTVAVWSVPELHKDVTRQMRIRPATQIVFTRDGQAMVTGHADGELIVWDAVVWEPQLSIRTGIAPIRTLSLSPSDDQLLVGGKGDHVIVLDTN